One Acetobacteroides hydrogenigenes genomic window carries:
- a CDS encoding nucleotide sugar dehydrogenase, whose amino-acid sequence MYKKLVEKKAKLSLVGLGYVGLPIALEFAKKISVVGFDIKEDRLEKMRQGIDPCSELDSSAFDNTDIVFTSSIDTLREASFHIVAVPTPIDEFNQPDLKPLLSASRTVGQALKKGDYVVYESTVYPGCTEEDCIPILEEVSGLKAGVDFKVGYSPERINPGDKNHTLTNTTKIVSGCDAEALDTIAKVYELVIQPGVHRAPNIKVAEAAKIIENTQRDVNIALMNELSIIFSRIGINTFDVLEAAGTKWNFLKFYPGLVGGHCIGVDPYYLVHKAKELKYHPQVINAGRFINDSMGGYIAKKLVKKMISLGKNILGSRVLVMGVTFKEDVADIRNSKVADIINELKDYGIDVDVVDPHADAEEVRHEYGFNLIEKPIGNYDSVIVAVSHKEYYSLDEKFFKSLTHDSAVLVDVKGIYRGKIHSLKYWSL is encoded by the coding sequence ATGTATAAAAAACTTGTTGAAAAGAAAGCGAAGCTTTCACTTGTAGGATTAGGTTACGTAGGCTTACCTATAGCCCTTGAATTTGCAAAAAAGATATCAGTAGTAGGTTTTGACATTAAAGAGGATAGATTAGAAAAAATGCGTCAGGGCATTGATCCTTGTTCTGAGTTAGATTCTTCTGCTTTCGATAATACCGATATTGTTTTTACCTCTTCGATTGATACGCTTAGAGAAGCTTCTTTCCATATTGTTGCTGTTCCAACACCAATTGATGAATTCAACCAACCTGATTTAAAGCCATTACTAAGTGCTTCGCGTACTGTTGGACAGGCACTAAAGAAAGGTGATTATGTTGTATACGAATCTACCGTATATCCTGGATGTACTGAGGAGGATTGTATTCCTATTCTTGAAGAAGTTTCTGGTCTTAAGGCTGGAGTAGATTTTAAGGTCGGCTATTCACCAGAGCGAATAAATCCGGGAGATAAAAATCATACCCTAACCAATACAACAAAAATAGTATCAGGTTGCGATGCCGAGGCTTTGGATACTATTGCAAAGGTTTATGAGTTGGTTATTCAACCAGGGGTGCACCGTGCTCCAAATATTAAGGTTGCCGAGGCTGCTAAGATTATTGAGAATACTCAGCGTGATGTAAACATCGCATTGATGAATGAGCTTTCTATAATTTTTAGTCGCATTGGAATTAACACTTTTGATGTACTTGAGGCTGCTGGTACAAAATGGAATTTCTTAAAATTCTATCCAGGATTAGTTGGTGGACACTGTATTGGCGTAGACCCATATTACCTTGTACACAAGGCAAAGGAGTTAAAGTATCACCCACAGGTTATTAACGCTGGTCGCTTTATTAACGATTCTATGGGAGGCTATATCGCCAAGAAGTTGGTAAAGAAGATGATTTCTTTAGGAAAAAATATTCTTGGCTCTAGGGTACTAGTAATGGGAGTTACCTTTAAGGAGGATGTTGCCGATATTCGTAACTCTAAGGTTGCCGATATTATCAATGAATTAAAAGATTACGGTATTGATGTTGATGTAGTTGACCCACATGCTGATGCCGAAGAGGTGCGCCACGAGTATGGCTTTAATCTTATTGAAAAGCCTATTGGTAATTACGATTCTGTTATTGTTGCTGTTTCGCATAAGGAGTACTATAGCCTTGATGAAAAATTCTTTAAATCGCTAACTCACGATAGTGCTGTTTTAGTTGATGTAAAGGGAATTTATAGAGGGAAAATTCATAGTTTGAAGTATTGGAGCTTGTAG